A window of Bdellovibrio svalbardensis contains these coding sequences:
- a CDS encoding RNA polymerase sigma factor sigma-70 region 4 domain-containing protein: protein MFEKGLSLRDIGKELNISKTKVRSRLIKAGVLLRPKDPTPEEVTRWRIWKTKAPPPFGFCYFQGKQVKNPVEYDVLLKIHRQWKEGRDANEITHYLNAKRLKPRKAKVWHNKAVKKILERFESKKIAIEGKEL, encoded by the coding sequence TTGTTTGAAAAGGGTCTCTCTTTGCGAGACATCGGTAAAGAACTCAACATATCAAAAACAAAAGTCAGAAGTCGTCTGATCAAAGCTGGAGTTCTTTTAAGACCGAAAGATCCAACCCCAGAAGAAGTCACTCGATGGAGAATCTGGAAAACGAAAGCTCCTCCGCCATTTGGGTTCTGTTACTTTCAAGGGAAGCAGGTAAAGAACCCGGTTGAGTATGATGTATTACTTAAAATCCATCGCCAATGGAAAGAGGGGCGTGATGCCAATGAAATCACTCATTACCTCAATGCGAAGAGGCTTAAGCCTCGAAAGGCCAAGGTTTGGCATAATAAGGCTGTAAAGAAGATCCTGGAGCGTTTTGAATCTAAGAAGATTGCCATTGAGGGGAAGGAGTTATGA
- a CDS encoding RCC1 domain-containing protein translates to MRRTCNSIFAFNASFLLFTSTVSLLTACQVSVDYKVPIELASLTPTPTAPVVSKSLQKIATGSGHTCAILNSGAVKCWGSNSAGQLGYDDTVDRGKTAGDMAALANVNLGAGRTAQAIALGGAFTCAILDTGAVKCWGRNWNGQLGYDDFASRGHTAGSMASLATVNIGAGRTAKAISAGNSHVCVILDTNAVKCWGNGGDGQLGNDSADSGIGDGAGEMAALGTVNLGAGRTAKMIAAGGISTCAILDNDQVKCWGFNGEGHLGYDHYINRGDTPGQMAALGTVNLGAGRTAKAISINETHTCAILDTGAVKCWGASYYGETGYEDYNWRGGASGDMAALTTVFLGAGRTAKEIQSGGTHTCAILDNDAVKCWGDNSSGQLGYDDTTERGSSAGTMTSLTSINLGSGRSAKNISIGYDFSCALLDNNEAKCWGNNSSGQLGYDSTTAKGKFAGDMAALNSINVGD, encoded by the coding sequence ATGAGACGTACCTGCAACTCCATCTTTGCCTTCAACGCCAGTTTTTTATTATTCACTTCAACGGTTTCCCTTTTGACGGCCTGCCAGGTTTCAGTGGATTACAAGGTCCCGATTGAGCTGGCCTCCTTGACTCCGACGCCAACGGCCCCTGTCGTGAGCAAAAGTCTACAAAAGATTGCCACGGGCTCCGGTCACACCTGCGCAATTCTCAACTCCGGCGCTGTGAAGTGTTGGGGTTCAAACTCAGCTGGTCAGCTGGGCTATGACGACACCGTCGATCGAGGCAAAACCGCCGGCGACATGGCTGCTTTAGCGAACGTCAATCTTGGCGCTGGGCGAACTGCTCAGGCGATCGCTCTCGGAGGCGCATTTACCTGCGCTATTCTTGATACGGGCGCTGTGAAGTGCTGGGGCAGAAACTGGAACGGGCAACTGGGCTATGACGACTTTGCATCACGCGGACACACTGCGGGAAGCATGGCTTCGCTAGCAACCGTCAACATTGGTGCCGGAAGAACTGCGAAAGCAATTTCTGCGGGAAACTCTCACGTGTGTGTCATCTTAGATACCAACGCAGTTAAGTGCTGGGGAAATGGTGGCGATGGCCAACTCGGAAATGACAGTGCCGACAGCGGTATTGGTGATGGTGCCGGCGAAATGGCGGCATTAGGGACCGTCAACTTAGGAGCTGGTCGAACTGCAAAAATGATTGCCGCTGGTGGAATCTCAACTTGCGCGATTCTTGATAACGATCAGGTCAAATGCTGGGGATTCAATGGTGAGGGTCATCTCGGCTATGATCACTATATAAACCGCGGAGATACTCCAGGCCAGATGGCAGCGCTCGGCACTGTGAACCTCGGAGCTGGCAGAACAGCCAAGGCGATCTCCATCAACGAGACCCACACCTGTGCGATCTTAGATACAGGCGCTGTAAAATGCTGGGGCGCCAGCTATTACGGTGAGACCGGTTATGAAGACTATAACTGGCGCGGTGGAGCCTCTGGCGACATGGCAGCGCTTACGACAGTCTTTTTAGGCGCAGGAAGAACAGCCAAAGAAATTCAATCCGGTGGCACTCACACTTGCGCTATCCTTGATAATGATGCCGTGAAGTGTTGGGGTGATAACTCTTCTGGACAACTAGGCTACGACGACACCACTGAAAGAGGTAGCTCTGCGGGAACGATGACTTCTCTAACCTCTATCAACTTGGGTTCAGGACGATCTGCAAAAAATATTTCTATCGGTTATGACTTCAGCTGTGCGCTTCTGGACAACAATGAAGCAAAATGTTGGGGCAATAACTCCTCTGGACAATTGGGATACGACAGCACGACTGCAAAAGGCAAATTTGCTGGCGATATGGCCGCCCTTAACTCCATCAACGTTGGCGATTGA
- a CDS encoding acyltransferase family protein: protein MQKKIVPLPALTSLRFFAALAILALHCEGYFGIAKPFVRQIYNTQPVSFFFVLSGFIMFYCYPYFERAGDVLRFYRARWSRIWPTHILAFIVAFLASHRPDSDYFIYGKSALESVGMALSNILLIQAWIPKQSFYSSYYSHSWSISTEFFFYLLFPVFVYGFARRWKLWLGLSVGLVLAAMIASGVFEIPSYRSGFDGLTTSALFHVNPVVRVFEFILGMTVGLVFTKYQTENGAAGKTLKGTLWEVGALILLIINMRSSILLGWSFSGVATTGVAAWLVHSGSCLGAAFLIYTFAKHEGAISQFLSRKFFVLLGEISFTLYMIHGHYMMAFRKGDHPLDVLPLPLQFPAYLFLMMVMSYVFWKWFEVPVRKRLLRS, encoded by the coding sequence ATGCAGAAAAAAATTGTTCCCTTGCCCGCGCTGACTTCGTTGAGATTTTTTGCAGCTCTTGCCATCCTCGCCCTTCACTGTGAGGGTTATTTTGGTATTGCGAAGCCTTTTGTGCGTCAGATCTACAATACGCAACCTGTGAGTTTCTTTTTTGTTCTTTCGGGCTTTATCATGTTCTATTGCTATCCTTACTTTGAGCGGGCTGGAGATGTTCTGCGCTTCTATCGCGCACGTTGGTCACGCATTTGGCCGACACACATTCTTGCATTTATTGTGGCTTTTTTGGCTAGCCACAGACCTGACTCTGACTATTTTATATATGGTAAGTCTGCCCTTGAGTCTGTTGGAATGGCTCTTTCCAACATTCTATTGATTCAAGCATGGATTCCTAAACAGAGTTTCTACAGCTCTTACTATTCTCACTCATGGTCTATCTCCACAGAGTTTTTCTTTTACCTGCTTTTCCCGGTATTTGTTTACGGTTTTGCTCGTCGATGGAAGTTGTGGTTGGGCCTTTCCGTGGGATTGGTTTTGGCGGCCATGATTGCTTCAGGAGTTTTCGAGATTCCTTCCTATCGTTCTGGTTTTGATGGACTGACGACATCGGCTCTTTTTCACGTCAATCCAGTTGTCAGAGTTTTTGAATTTATCCTGGGCATGACCGTAGGACTGGTATTTACGAAGTATCAGACCGAAAATGGCGCTGCTGGGAAAACATTGAAAGGGACATTGTGGGAAGTTGGAGCTTTGATTTTGTTGATCATCAACATGCGAAGTTCGATTTTGCTAGGATGGTCTTTTTCCGGAGTCGCGACAACTGGAGTTGCTGCATGGCTGGTTCACTCAGGTTCATGTTTGGGTGCGGCTTTTTTAATTTATACTTTTGCGAAACACGAAGGTGCGATTTCTCAATTTTTAAGCCGTAAGTTTTTTGTCTTATTGGGCGAAATTTCTTTTACGCTCTATATGATACACGGCCACTATATGATGGCCTTCCGCAAGGGGGATCATCCCTTGGATGTTCTGCCGCTTCCGCTGCAGTTTCCGGCTTATCTGTTTTTGATGATGGTCATGTCGTATGTTTTTTGGAAGTGGTTTGAAGTTCCAGTCAGAAAGCGTTTGCTTCGTAGTTGA
- a CDS encoding glycosyltransferase family 4 protein, with protein sequence MKSIHHPEASGDREIARGLFEYLQEQGHQVEILSEFQTPFFFQTGRGWWSFLRSFPKAFWKALTFQPDIFFTYHLYYKAPDPLGLILSTFFRKRYYVFEGMFSEKPRSLTGFKVGYYLTKWSLQRANCVYTDKTDDIEGLLKVLPASRVCYIPPSLNLSVFTDPGKKTSTPQSIQISCISMLRPGRKVDGVKFLIEAIAELQQEMASQQLNFNLKIAGDGPSFEEVKHYAESLLKSRVQLCGALGKEKILELLRSSDLFAFPGIDESFGLVYLEAQSQRLPVIAFKNGGVPDAVEDQVSGVLTPLMEKSAYKKALLELIQNNHLREKMGQQGRLRIEKKFNRQINYKKMDLEK encoded by the coding sequence ATGAAATCCATACATCATCCCGAGGCATCGGGTGATCGTGAGATAGCCCGTGGTCTTTTTGAATATTTACAAGAGCAAGGTCATCAGGTTGAAATTCTCTCTGAATTTCAGACGCCCTTCTTTTTTCAAACAGGACGCGGATGGTGGAGCTTTTTAAGAAGTTTCCCAAAAGCATTTTGGAAGGCACTGACATTTCAGCCTGATATCTTTTTTACTTATCATCTTTACTACAAAGCACCGGATCCGTTGGGTCTGATTCTGTCGACATTTTTTAGAAAACGATACTATGTCTTCGAAGGAATGTTTTCTGAAAAACCCCGCAGCCTAACCGGCTTCAAAGTTGGATACTATCTGACGAAGTGGTCCCTTCAGCGGGCCAATTGTGTATATACCGACAAAACCGATGATATCGAAGGCTTGCTCAAGGTTCTCCCAGCATCACGAGTTTGTTATATACCACCCTCATTGAATTTAAGTGTTTTCACAGATCCAGGAAAAAAAACATCAACACCACAAAGCATTCAGATTTCCTGCATCTCCATGCTTCGCCCTGGTCGCAAGGTCGATGGTGTGAAGTTCTTAATTGAAGCAATCGCTGAACTTCAACAAGAAATGGCATCTCAACAGTTAAATTTCAATCTGAAGATTGCCGGAGATGGTCCCTCATTTGAAGAGGTTAAACACTATGCAGAGTCTCTGCTTAAATCCAGAGTTCAACTGTGTGGTGCTCTCGGCAAAGAGAAAATTTTGGAACTTCTCCGCAGCAGCGACCTTTTTGCATTCCCCGGCATTGATGAAAGCTTTGGACTTGTTTATCTCGAAGCTCAATCACAGCGACTGCCCGTCATCGCTTTTAAAAATGGTGGTGTCCCAGACGCGGTTGAGGATCAGGTCAGTGGGGTACTCACTCCTCTCATGGAAAAATCCGCCTACAAAAAAGCTCTTCTGGAGTTGATTCAAAACAATCATCTCCGAGAAAAAATGGGACAGCAGGGTCGGCTTCGCATTGAGAAGAAGTTCAATAGACAAATCAACTATAAGAAAATGGACCTTGAAAAATAA
- a CDS encoding OmpA family protein, translating into MKKIILASLLCVGSLAQAQDQSATSSTLQFSREAVETNPRGLIPFIGAGGGYTGYGENGTSAQEGTPGTVKLLGSYYFESPWVSEFGYGFNSQSFSQSTAKDSSINNAAIELAARYRSENRWQTGVVADQMFGQGGNYAAEQEDAQFVGLQVLKEFNLAPAWLGRVGGRAMALTNNTGNEIYMYLVDLQIGWNPNAYKASAKSAEAKQAEPEMLTERESTPVLRDVAYSSLATAGAIQFSSGKYSVSNADKKHLAKVAKVLNEHSNLLERVEVVGYTDSTGSTKTNDRLSQARAEQVKAILQKNGLKDVPVTAVGKGSSEATGGSMRADRRTELVFVGVKDEEALRNALASIQ; encoded by the coding sequence ATGAAAAAAATCATACTTGCTTCATTGCTATGTGTAGGATCCTTGGCGCAGGCTCAAGACCAATCCGCTACTTCCAGTACTCTTCAGTTCTCTAGAGAAGCTGTGGAAACTAACCCGCGAGGTCTCATTCCATTCATTGGGGCTGGTGGGGGTTATACTGGATACGGTGAGAACGGAACCTCGGCTCAGGAAGGAACACCTGGAACTGTGAAACTTCTAGGATCTTATTATTTCGAAAGCCCTTGGGTTTCGGAATTTGGATATGGCTTCAACAGTCAGTCTTTTAGCCAATCCACAGCCAAAGACTCAAGCATTAATAATGCGGCGATCGAACTTGCCGCTCGTTACCGCTCTGAAAATCGCTGGCAAACAGGCGTTGTTGCCGACCAGATGTTCGGTCAAGGTGGCAACTACGCAGCTGAACAAGAGGACGCGCAATTCGTAGGCCTGCAAGTTCTTAAAGAATTCAATCTTGCTCCAGCTTGGTTAGGTCGCGTGGGTGGTCGCGCGATGGCGTTAACAAATAATACGGGCAACGAGATCTATATGTATCTCGTGGATCTCCAAATTGGTTGGAATCCAAATGCTTACAAAGCATCCGCGAAATCTGCTGAGGCAAAACAAGCTGAACCAGAAATGCTGACGGAGCGAGAATCAACTCCAGTTCTTCGTGACGTCGCTTACAGCTCTCTGGCAACTGCCGGTGCGATTCAGTTCTCTTCTGGCAAATACTCAGTGAGCAATGCAGACAAAAAACACTTGGCAAAAGTAGCCAAAGTACTTAATGAACACAGCAACCTTTTAGAGAGAGTTGAAGTTGTTGGCTACACAGACTCAACTGGTAGCACAAAAACAAATGACAGACTTTCTCAAGCTAGAGCAGAACAAGTTAAAGCTATTCTGCAAAAAAATGGTCTGAAAGATGTGCCTGTTACTGCAGTCGGTAAAGGATCCTCTGAAGCCACTGGCGGATCAATGAGAGCCGATCGCCGCACGGAGCTGGTATTTGTTGGAGTTAAAGATGAAGAAGCGC